A segment of the Anaerolineae bacterium genome:
TCTTTCTGTTCAGCACAGCTAAATATTGGGTGTATTATACGGCAGGAGATTAAGCCATGGCGGTGCGCACAACCTGTCTCTATTCATGGTCCTCAAAGGCTTACCCAGCCCGGCAGCTCCGTCGGCTAATAGCTGGAGCTTCTCTCACACTTCTGGCTTCCATAATCCTGACCATTTATCTTAGCCCCTTTGGATATATGATGACTACAGCTTTCAAGGACCGGCAAATGATGGCCAGGCCAGGGGCTCCTCTGTGGCCAGCTGTCGAGGCTACGTATACTTACCAGGGCGAGGAAATGGTATTTAAGGTGGGGAAAAATGAATGGAAAATAGTCCCCGGGGAGAAGTATCCTCTCTATTACGTGCCTTTAGAAAGGGGGACAAGAAAGCTCGCCTTGGTGGTTAAAGGACGGGATGAAAGCTACTTTTTAGACCCTGAGCAGCCCGAGAAAGGTCTGATAAGATGGGAGGGCAACTGGCGCACTCTGAAAGTGGTTTGGGAGTTCAGGCCCAAGTGGGAAAATTTGACCAAGGCATGGCGTGAAATAAACTTCCCTCGCATGCTTCGTAATACCATCATTATCGCTCTCGTGGGCGCCATTGGAACGACGATTTCTTCCACTTTGGTAGCCTATGGTTTTTCGCGTTTCCGGTTTCCCGCAAGGAATCTGCTTTTCATTATTTTGATCGGCACGATAATCCTTCCCGGGCAGGTTACGCTGGTGCCCATTTATGCCTTCTTCACCCGCATTGGCTGGGTGGGGACTTTCTTGCCGTTGACTGTGCCTCACTTCTTTGCCAATGCTTACAATGTGTTCCTGTTGCGCCAGTTCTTCCTAACCGTGCCTAAAGAGCTCGACGAAGCAGCCATGATAGACGGTGCCGGTCCTTTCCGCATCCTTATCTCCGTGCTCTTGCCCCAGGTGCTTCCTGCCATTACCACGGTGTTCCTGTTCCACTTCCTCTGGGCCTGGAACGATTACTTCTACCCTTATATTTACCTGGCCGCTAAGCCAGAGCTTCAGCCCATATCGGTGGGAATTTACACTTACAACGCAATGTATTTTGCCCAGCCCCACATGATCCAGACCACCGCCCTCATGGGTCTGGTTCTTCCTGTTATCATTTTCTTCCTTGCCCAGAGGACTATAATGCGTGGTGTGGTTATCACAGGCATAGAGAAGTGAATTGATCCCCCAAAAAACATAGTCGCTTCACGGGAGGAGTTATGAAATACGGGTATTTCGACGACAGGCAACGCGAGTATGTTATCACCCGTCCCGATACCCCATTGCCCTGGATAAACTATCTCGGCTGCGAGGAATATTTTGGGATAATCTCTCAAACAGCGGGAGGGTATTCGTTCTACAAGGACGCAAGACTGCGTCGCCTGACAAGATATCGCTATAACAACGTGCCGATGGATTATGGAGGACGTTACATTTACTTGCGGGATAACGAGACAGGTGAATTCTGGTCACCTTCGTGGCAACCCACGCGTAACGACTTAGAAGACTTTCGTTGCCGTCATGGGCTCGGATACACTATCATAAGTTCCCGTTACAAGGACGTGGAAGCCAGTATTCTTTATTTCATCCCTCTGGGGGCTACGCTAGAGGTATGGGCGTTAACTATCACAAATCGGCGCAGAAAGTCCCTGCATCTTTCGCTTTTCTCGGCAGTGGAGTTCTGCCTCTGGAATGCCTACGATGATATGACCAACTTCCAACGCAATTACAGCACAGGCGAGGTGGAAATTGAAGAGGGCGTGATTTACCACAAGACCGAGTACAGGGAAAGACGCAATCATTTTGCCTTTTTTGCCTGTTCTGAAGCTCTGGCTGGCTTTGATACCCAGAGAGATGTGTTTTTGGGATCCTATCGCGGCTGGGATCGCCCCCTGGCTGTGGAGAGAGGAGAGTCTTTTAACTCCGTCGCCAGTGGATGGGCTCCCATGGGCTCTCATCACGTCAGGTTAACCCTGCAGCCTGGAGAGTCACGCCGTGTTATTTTCCTATTGGGCTATCATGAGAATCCCCCGGAGCAGAAGTTTGACCCCCCGGATTCCCTACGGATAAACAAGAGGACAGTCAGACCTGTAATCGAACGATATCTTGACCTAAATAATGTTGAAAAGGCCTTTGAAGAGCTGCGGGCTTACTGGGACAAGCTCTTAGGGGTTCTCCAAGTGGAGACCCCGGATGAGCACACCAACAGGATGGTTAACATCTGGAACCCCTATCAATGCACGATCACCTTCAACCTTGCTCGTTCGGCTTCAATGTTTGAATCGGGCATCGGGAGGGGGATTGGCTTTCGGGATTCCAATCAAGACCTGCTTGGTTTCATGCATATGGTTCCCGAAAAAGCCCGGGAACGCATACTTAATCTGGCAGCCACTCAGCTCGAAGACGGCGGTGCCTATCATCAATACCAACCTCTTACCAAGCGAGGCAACGAGGAAATCGGTAGCGGTTTTAACGATGACCCCCTGTGGCTGGTTCTCAGCGTTGCAGCTTATCTAAAGGAAACGGGTGATTGGAGCATTCTGGACGAGCCAGTAGTCTTTGAAAACAAGCCTGGCACTGAGGCCCCCCTTTATGAACACCTGAGGCGCAGTATTCGCTACACTCTCGAAAGGTTGGGACCTCACGGCCTGCCTCTTATTGGCCGGGCTGATTGGAACGATTGTCTGAACCTGAACACTTTTTCCGATGATCCCAATATTTCTTTTCAGACCGCTCCCCTTAAAATGGACGGTAAGAAAGCTGAATCTGTTTTTATCGCTGGTCTGTTCGTTCTGGCAGCCACTGAAATGGCGGAAATAGCTCGACGACGCGGCCTTACGGAAGAAACCAAGCAATATTTAGAGGCTGCAGAGAAGATGAAGGACACTGTTCTTAAATACGGCTGGGATGGAAAATGGTTCCTGAGGGCTTACGATGCTTTCGGGCGGAAGGTGGGCTCTAAGGAGTGTGAAGAAGGCCAGATTTTCGTGGAAACGCAAGGGATATGTGTGATGGCTGGCATTGGTTTGGAAGATGGAAAGGCGCGCGAGGCGTTAGATTCGGTGCGGGAGAGGCTTGCCACTGAACACGGTATAATCCTTCAACAACCAGCCTATACACGCTATCACCTCCATTTAGGAGAGATATCTTCCTATCCGCCCGGTTACAAAGAGAACGCTGGGATTTTCTGCCATACCAATCCCTGGATTATGATAGCGGAGGCCAGAACAGGCAATGGCGATCAGGCCTTTGATTACTACCTTCGGATTAATCCTTCGGTGCGGGAAGCTATCAGTGAGGTTCATCGGTGTGAACCCTATGTTTACGCCCAGATGATTGCTGGACGCGACGCGCCCAACTTCGGTGAGGCTAAAAATTCGTGGCTCACCGGTGCTGCAGCTTGGAATTATGTGGCTATAACGCAATGGATACTGGGTATCCGTCCTTCCTATGATGGCCTCGAGATTGCTCCAGTTATTCCCTTAGGCTGGGAAGGGTTCCGGGCGAAACGGGTTTTCCGTGGAGTAACGTATTATATAACCGTAAAACGCACTGGCAGGGGCAATCGTGTGAGCTTGAAAGTCAACGGAAGCCCTGTAGAAGGGACTCTGGTGCCCAGGCCCCCTGAGGGAATGCATGAGGTTTATGTGGAGGCAGAGGTTTGGTAATGGAAATATCCAGGCGGGTTCTGGGGAAGAGCGGGATAGAGGTATCCGTCATCGGAATGGGGCTATGGGCCATTGGCGGCGATTACTGGGGATCTATTGATGACCAGGAGGCGCTTCAAGCTATAGGTAGAGCTCTTGAGCTCGGTGTGAACTTCTTTGATACCGCTGATGTTTACGGTGATGGACATAGCGAAGAACTTCTCGGGCTAGCAATGAAAGGACGTCGGGACAAGTTTGTGGTGACCACCAAAATCGGCTGGAAAGGTTACGATCGCGAGCATGGTCGCTCCGCTTACGACACTCCTGAAAAAGTTATCGCTGGAGTGGAGGAAAGCCTGCGGCGCCTTCAGACCGATTACATAGACCTGATCCAGTGCCACATTAATTTTCGCGATCCCACGATGGAGAACTTCGTTGAAGGCTTTCAGAGATTGCAACAGGGTGGAAAAGTGCGTGCTTATGGGGTAAGCACGAGTGATTTTGAATACCTCAAAGCCTTCAACGCTGATGGCCGGGGTGCAACCTTGCAGATAGATTACAGCATCCTCAATCGCACTCCCGAAAGGGAAGTTTTCCCTTACTGCATCGAAAACAATATCGGTGTGATAGCCCGCGGCCCTCTGGCTATGGGTCGGCTTACCAGCAAGTTTTCCCCCAATACCCGTTTTCCTCCTGATGATTGGCGGCGACGCTGGATTGAGGATCCTGACGAATACGGAATATTTCGCCCCCTGGCTGAGAGGCGTTCGCTTGCTCAACTTGCTCTTCAGTTTGTAATCTCCAGCCCGGCTGTTTCGGTAGCCATTCCCGGAGCCAGAAGCGCTTCCCAGGTGGAAGAAAATGTAAAAGCTGCTTTGCTTCCCCCTCTTACTCCTGAGGAGCTTTCCTTCATAGACAGCGTGGTACCCCCTGGAGGTGGGCGGAAAATTTGGCCGGCTTGAGGATGTTCGGATTAAAACGCATGATTTTTCTCATATTTTTGGAAAAACTTTCAAAAATTTGGCCTTGCTGGGTCACATCCTTGTTAATACTTACCCTGGCTATTGGTGGTGGCTGTGGAAACGTGGCAGAAGTTTCCACCCCCTGCGTTGGCAGGGCAGGGGTCTGCGTGGATGCGAGAACACGCCTCGGGGAAATCAGTCCATACGTTTATGGAACCAATTACGGTCCCTGGATGGTGGTGCCCTTTGAGCTTATGGATGAAGCGGAGGAAGCAAGGATAACCTTTCTGCGTTTTCCAGGGGGGAATTGGGGTGATCAGAACGATTTAATGCCATACCAGATTGATCAGTTTATTGGACTGGCCCGCCGCCTGGGGGCTGAGCCCTCTATAAGCGTGCGTTTGAGGGGAGGTTCGGTGAAAAAAGCAAAGGAACTTATTTACTACACAAACGTGGAAAAGGGATATAACGTCAGGTTCTGGAGCATTGGGAACGAACCCAGTTTATATCCCGATTACAATACCGAGCGGTATAACGCCGAATGGCGAACTTATGCTTTGGCACTGAAGGAGGTGGACCCCAATATCCTTCTGATCGGGCCTGATATCCATCAGTACACCGGCAACCCTGACACTGATCCCAAAGATTCTGCTGGTAAAGATTGGATGGAGGAGTTCCTCAGGGCTAACGGAGATTTGGTGGATATTGTGTCAATACACAGGTACCCCTTCCCACGGGATAAAATCTCTCCTCCCGCCACAGTAGCGGAACTGCGGGAGAATTCCCGTGAGTGGGATGAGATTATACCGAAGTTGCGTGAGAAAATCCGGCAGATAACGGGGCGGGATCTTCCTGTAGCCGTTACAGAAGTGAATTCTCACTGGAGTAAAGCTGTGGGGGGCGAGGCGACGCCTGATTCCTTCTATAATGCTATATGGTGGGCGGATGTTCTCGGCAGGCTTATAAGGCAGCAGGTTTACATCGTGGCCCATTTCTGTCTGCAAACCCCCAGTGGCTCGGGGGGATGGGGTCTGCTGGAAAGCCGCGAAGTTCGTCCCACCTATTATGTTTACCGGATGTATCGCCATTTCGGGGAAAAGCTCGTGCTTTCTTCCTCCGATAGCCCTGAAGTGTCAGTTTACGCTTCCATTCGTAGCGATGGTTCCCTTGCCCTTATGCTCGTGAATCTCGGAGACAACGAAGTTTTGAAACCCCTTACGTTGGAAGGTTTCAGACCCTCCGGGCTTGCCGAGCACTGGCTTTTTGATTCCAGGTATAAAGCTGAAAAAGTAGGCGAGATCGCTCTGAAGAATGGTTTTGAGCTTAACCTCCCGGCCCGGTCTGTAAGCCTCTTCCTGATACCGGGGCGAATTCTCCATCACACTGAGCTCGGGAAATTGCCTGACGAATAAAGGAGCTGGCCATGGAATGGAAATTTGTTGAACCATCCGGAGGGCATTTTTTCGTAGAGCTCACTGGCAAGTCTGACGTGGTTCGGGTGGCGCATTCTCGCTATTTTGTCCTCAACAATGTATGGGGAGCCGATACTCCACAAACCATTCGGGTGGACGTCCGCAATGGCGATTTCACGATCGTCCATGCGGAACACAGTGCCAGAAACCGAGTGGCTGCTTATCCCGCGATAATTAAAGGGAATCACTGGGAGCTTTCTACCACCTCCAGCGGGATGCCTATAAAGGTTGGCAAGCTAATCTCCCTGCTGAGCAGTTGGTCCTTCACCCCTGTTGATTCGGGGCGATGGAGTGCCGCATATGACCTCTGGTTCAGCCCCCTCAGCGATTCAAAGGCAGGTTATCCTGGCGGCACCGAACTCATGCTCTGGCTCGATAGAAGGGGGGCGGTTCCGGATGGGTCTCCTGTAACTCTGGTGACCATAAACGACATTGAGTGGGAGATTTGGTTTGAGAAAGGCAAGAGGGAGTGGGCCTATGTGGTCTACGTAAGTTCCAGGCCGGTTTATCACGTGGACAATTTCAACCTTTTGGAATTTGTGATGGATTGTGTCGCGCGGGGGTGGATAGAGAAAGACTGGTACTTGCATGCGGTAGAGGCTGGATTTGAACTGTGGGAGGGGGGTGTAGGACTAGCCAGCAGCAATTTCTCGGTACTGTTGGGATGAGGGACGGGTGGAATCTATATCTTTGCTTTAGAGGATAAAGCGATGAGATGCAAAAGATATCCTTTTACGGCTATATTGCTGTTAGTACTGGCCCCTTTAGTTTTTTCCTGTGTTCACCCGGCGACTCCTCCTGAAAGGGTCAAAATTCAAGAAACCTTTACCCCCCAGATACCGTCCGCTGCATGGAGTCGCCCCATAGGTGAGCCTTATGAGAGGGCAGGGCGCCCCAAAGTAAATTACCCGATGATAGACGACGGCCCTTTTCAGGGGTTGCCTCTTGGGGGACTAGGAGCAGGAACTATAGGCCGGACTTACCGGGGTGATTTCGCTCGCTGGCATTTGAATGCCGGCAAGCATTTCTATGAATCTATCCCAGCTAATCAGTTTTCAGTCTTCGTTCGCAGGGGCAATTACGTTCAGGCTCATGTTTTGAGTCCTCTTAAGCCCACCGTTCTTGAGGAGTGGAACTGGGATATGCCCGTTGGAGCCGGAACCTATTACGCCCTCTTCCCCAGGGCATGGTTCGTATACAATTGGGATGTCCTCCCGGTAAAGCTTGTTCAGAAGCAATTTTCCCCTGTAATCCCTCACAATTACAGGGAGAGCAGCTATCCAGTAGGCATTTTTGAATGGGCTATTTACAATCCGACGGATGAACCGGTCACCGTAGGGATAATGTTCAGCTGGCAAAACCTTGTGGGATATTTCTGGGGTAGGGGCACTATGGGAGGGCATTACAATTACGTTGAAGCCGATGATAAAGTCGTTGGGATTGTGTTGACCCGAGAGGGCGGTGAAGTCACTGAAGAGTGGGATGGTTCCTTTGCCATAGCCACCAGGAAAGTCCCCGGGGTAGAAGTTACTTACAACGCTCGTTTTCCCATTGCAGATGGTGGCCCCCTGTGGACTGATTTTTCCAGTGACGGCAAACTCAGCAATGTAGAGGACCGTCGTCCTTCTGAACCCTTAGAGATGGTAGCTGCAGCCCTGGCGGTTACTGTAGATCTGAGACCCGGAGAGCTGATCACGGTTCCCTTTGTCCTGGCGTGGGATTTCCCCATTATGGAGTTCGGGGCCGGTGAAAAATGGTATAGGCGATACACTCGCTTTTTCGGCAAGAGTGGAAGAAACGCTTTAATTATTGCTCGGGAAGCTCTTGAAAATTATCATGCGTGGGAAAAGGCGATAGAAGATTGGCAAAGGCCAATCCTCGAAGACAGAAGGCGCCCTGAATGGTATAAAACTGCTCTCTTTAACGAACTATATTACCTGGTGGACGGCGGGACCATATGGGAGAACGGTCGCGTGGGCGGTCAAGAGCCAGAAGGTATAGGGCGTTTTGCCTATCTTGAGTGCTTTGATTACCCCTTCTACAACACTTTTGACGTCCATTTCTATGCTTCTTTCGCTCTAATTCAGCTTTGGCCGGAGTTGCAAAAAAGCCTGATGAGGGATTTCGCTGCAGCTATCGGGATGGAAGACAAAGAATTTGTCCGGATAGGAGCTACCGGCAAGAAAGCTCAGCGCAAGGTAGCCGGAGCTGTCCCTCACGATTTAGGGAGCCCGGACGAGGCCCCGTGGGTTAGGCCAAATGCTTACAGATGGCAGGATTCCAACATATGGAAGGACCTGAACAGCAAATTCGTATTGCAGCTCTGGCGGGATTATGTTTTCACTGGGGATGAAAGCCTGGTCAAAGACCTCTGGCCAGGGGTGGTCCAGGCGCTAGATTACCTGCATCGTTTCGATGAGGACGAAGATGGGCTGCCCGACCACGCAGGCATACCCGATCAGACTTATGATACCTGGCCCATGAAAGGAGCAAGCGCTTACAGCGGTAGTCTATTGCTGGCAGCTCTGGAGGCCGCCATTGAAATGGGCAGAATAGTTGGCGATGAGGAGCGTGTTGGCTTCTACTCTCAGTGGCTTGAACTGGCAAAACGCTCCTTTGAAGAGAAACTGTGGAATGGTCGGTATTACAAATTTGACTCCGAAGGTCCCACTTCAGACAGCATAATGGCCGACCAGCTGGTAGGTCAGTGGTATGCGGATGCCACAGGTCTGGAACCCATTGTGCCACCGGAGCACATAGAGCTCGCCCTGCGCACCATTTATAGATATAACGTGGCTGGGTTCGCCAACGGTGAGATGGGCGCAGTCAATGGTATGAGGCCAGATGGGAAGGTGGATAGAACGGGCGAGCAATCTCAGGAAGTCTGGACCGGCACTACTTACGCACTGGCGGCCTTCATGCTTCACCGGGGACTTGAAGAAGAAGCATGGAAGACTGCCTGGGGTATTTACAACGTTACCTATAACCGCGGGTACTGGTTCCGTACTCCGGAAGCCTGGGATATCACCGGCAACTTCCGTGCCAGCATGTACATGCGTCCTCTGAGCATATGGGCTATTGAACGGGCTTTGGAAGCACGGAAGTGATAAACAGCTCAGCTATTAAGGTCATGGGCGTTGAGTTTGCACTCTAAGGGCTGAAAGATCACTGCCAATTTATGGATGAGCATGTAGATGAGAGGTATGCTTATGAAAACTATGAGAGAGCTAACCGTTCAATTGATGTTTGACCCTGGCTTGCCGCTGTTGCTTGAAGTCTTCAACAGGAAAATAAATGGGTTTGCGGAGAGCCGGTGGATAAAGCTGAATCTACATCTAACGCCGTGGGAGAAAGGGTGGGCTGAATTGATGAAAACGGCCCTTTACAGGTGGGGACCAGATGTTTCCGAAGTGGGAACAAGCTGGGTAGAAGGCCTGGTGAACTTGCAGGCTCTGCGCCCTTTCACCAGTGAAGAGGTGGAACTGATAAGGGGCAATTATGAATTCTTGCCTGCTTCGTGGGATACGGCTTACATAGCAGGTGATCCACGGGTATGGTCCATCCCGTGGATGGCAGATACCCGTCTAACTTATTATCGGCTCGATATCTTTGAAAAAGCCGACGTTGACCCCGAAAGGGCTTTTTCTTCTCACGAGACTTTTCTGGAAGCACTGGAAAAGCTCGCCAGAGCAGAGGTAGAAATCCCTCTGGCCATTCCCACTGCACCCGAAAACCCCACCCTCCACGTGGCCGCTTCCTGGGTCTGGGCCACGGGCGGAGAGTTTATGAGCCCGGATGGGCAGAAAGTTCTCTTTAATGAGCCCGAGGCTGTAGAGGGCTTTTGCAGGTACTTTGACCTTTACCGCTACATAGCCCCATCCATCCAGGGCATGGGTGACGCTGAGGTTAATCCCCTCTTCCGGAAGGGCCGAGTTGCTATCTTGATAAGTGGGCAGTGGGTGCTCAATTCTATCCGTAGCGGCGACGCAGCTCCGGAAGTCCTTGAAAACTTGGGAGTAGCGCCGGTCCCCGGAGTGCCCTTCGTAGGCGGCGGTAATCTGGTCATATGGCAGCATGCCCGTTACCCGGACCTGGCCATTGAAACGGTAAGTTTCCTGACCAGCCTGGAAATGCAAGAAACCTGCTTCAAGGCTCTGTGGATGCTTCCCACGCGTTTAGAAACCCTCAAAAGCGATCTCTTTGAGAAAGATGAAGCTTTACGCGTCATAAGGAACAATCTCCTCAGAGGCAAAGCCTTCAAAGGTGCCTACATGTGGGGCATAGTTGAGGATGGGCTCTGCAGTCTTATAGCCTCTATCTGGAACACCTTGTTTGCAAAGGCCGAAGCAGGAAGGGTTGATTTGAGACAGATGGTTTCTGCAGAACTTGACAAGCTTGCAACCGCCATAAATAGCGCCCTTTATGATAGATTCTGGAAAAGGCAGGCGGCGATAGCAAGTTAGGAATTGCGTTGGCCAGGGGAAATTCATGTTAAAGCCAGCTACCTCTGTTCTTAGGTAAATTATTGCGGAGGCGCCTTATGAAATACGGTTATTTTGAGGACACCGCTCGCGAATACGTAATAACGAACCCTAAAACACCGGTGAAATGGATAAACTATATCGGCACTCTTGAATTCGGTGGGTTCGTAGACCACACCGGAGGAGCCCTCATCTGCCGCAGGGACCCTGCCCTCAACCGCATAACCCGTTACCTTTTTCTTCTGCCGAATTCAGAGTTCAAGGGGGAAACCCTTTACATACGCTTCCGCGAGGGTAACGGCTATCGCATCTTCTCGCCCTTTTTTGTTCCCACCCTTGACCCCTACGAATTTTACGAATGCCATGTGGGCCTGGGCTATACCCGCATAGTATCCAAATTTTACGGCATCGTCACCGATGTCACCATCTTCGTGCCTGTTGGCGAAACCTGCGAGATCCGGGATATAAAAGTCACCAACACCACCGACAGGCCACTGGAAATCGATATAATTCCAGTTGTGGAATATTCTCATCCCGATGCCCTAAAGCAACTGACTAACAACGACTGGGTTCCTCAAACCATGCAGAGTAAGGCGCACTGGGAAGAGGGGGGATACCTCGTACTGAGCCAGTTTCCATTCATGTTCAAGGAAACTCAGATTAATTACTTCACGTCCAACCATCCAGTCTCTTCCTTTGAGAGCGACCGCAGACGCTTTCTGGGCGATAACGAGTACGGTACATGGGCCAGACCACTGAGCCTGCTTCAGGATGAACTGAGCAACTATGAAGCTCTTCGTGGCGATAACATCGGAGCCCTCTTGCATCACATGGGGATCGTCAATCCCGGTGAAACCGTGCGTCTCGTAACCCAGCTTGGGCAAGCCGAAAGCGTGGAAAAAGCACTTCCATCAATTCGGCGCTTCCGCAAGCCTGAAGAAGTAGAAAGAGCTCTGGATGAGTTGAAGCTATGGTGGGAGGAGTACCTCTTGCGCCTTCAAGTTGAAACGCCTGACCGAGCAACAAACATTTTGCTCAACATTTACAATCCCCGCCAATGTTACGTGACCTTCAACTGGTCCCGCGAACTTTCACTCTACCAGCCTGGTTACGGGACTCGAGGCATCGGATTCCGGGATAGCTCTCAGGATGTTTTGGCCATTATGTCCCGCATCCCCGATGACGCCAGAGCTCTTATCCGCAAGCTTCTTATGGTCCAGAAAAAGAACGGCTCAGCTATGCACCAGTTCTACCCTCTGACCATGGAGGCCAATGAGGGTGATGCGCGCTTTGCGCCAGATCGCCCCAAATACTACAGTGATGATCACCTCTGGGCCGTGCTGGCTGTAACTGCTTATCTTAAAGAAACTGGCAACATAGCCTTTCTGGACGAAGAAATCCCTTACTATGAAAAAGGACCCGATGGGAAACCTTTAGAAAGCGGGACAGTACT
Coding sequences within it:
- a CDS encoding glycosyl transferase, whose protein sequence is MKYGYFEDTAREYVITNPKTPVKWINYIGTLEFGGFVDHTGGALICRRDPALNRITRYLFLLPNSEFKGETLYIRFREGNGYRIFSPFFVPTLDPYEFYECHVGLGYTRIVSKFYGIVTDVTIFVPVGETCEIRDIKVTNTTDRPLEIDIIPVVEYSHPDALKQLTNNDWVPQTMQSKAHWEEGGYLVLSQFPFMFKETQINYFTSNHPVSSFESDRRRFLGDNEYGTWARPLSLLQDELSNYEALRGDNIGALLHHMGIVNPGETVRLVTQLGQAESVEKALPSIRRFRKPEEVERALDELKLWWEEYLLRLQVETPDRATNILLNIYNPRQCYVTFNWSRELSLYQPGYGTRGIGFRDSSQDVLAIMSRIPDDARALIRKLLMVQKKNGSAMHQFYPLTMEANEGDARFAPDRPKYYSDDHLWAVLAVTAYLKETGNIAFLDEEIPYYEKGPDGKPLESGTVLDHLRRAIEFTWNDRGAHGLPLLGFADWNDTVNLLPGAESVFTACLFGKALLEMMELCHYLGDEGSLERYRRYYEEIKELVNRYAWDGEWYISYFDCDGSPLGSKINTEGKIFVYVQAWLVMAGFAPPERARKALDAVYRYLNTSKGIKLSLPGYKRYDPAKGGVTTYPPGAKENGGIFLHPNSWVIIAETLMGNGDRAYEYYVQINPILKNDMIDEYECEPYVFAQNLLGDEHPQFGLARNSWLTGTASWAYIAATQYILGIQPHYKGLIIDPCIPSRWQEFRVKRQFRGATYDIVVKNPKNICKGVALVKLNGRELEGNLLPVQEPGSEHKVEVIMGNPKD